The Cervus elaphus chromosome 30, mCerEla1.1, whole genome shotgun sequence genome segment GCTCCTGTGCTTGCTtgctttagtcactcagccgtgtccaactctatacGACCCATGGatccccctgccaggctcctctgtccatgggattcttcaagcaagaacactggagtgggtggccagttccttctccagaggatcttcgaaTCCAacaagcatctcctgcattggcaggcagattcttcacccactgagccattgaaaAAGCCCTGGCAAGCTCCTAAACCCTGTGAGAAAACTGAAAAGGTATCACAGGCAATGAGCATTCTCTAGTTCACCCCACGATGGGAAACCACAAGAGCATGAGGTAGTCAGGACTCTGAAGGCCGAGCACGGTGCTGTCACAGGGACCATGAGATAGCTCAGTTACTACCTCAAAGCCATACTTGGACAGCCAGAGGTAAATAAGGACTAAAGTACAAGTCTTTTGAGTCTTAGCATTATATTCAATGATAAATTCACTAGGTATTGTTTAACTGTACTTTTGGTGGAAGATCACAACCTTTAAAGGAAAAATTCCATGTTGGGACACACAGGTAGCCAACAGATACATGGAATGGTGCTCAACAGTGctaatcagggaaatacaaatcaaacccACAGAGATTAACAATCACCTGTCAGCATGGTtaccatcaaaaagacaagagataagtgTTGGCAAGTGTGTGAAGAAAAGCTATCTGCACCCACCTGTTCACTACAGCATTATTTATTGATACAATATCCATGGTATGGAAATAACTAAGTGTCCATTGGTAGGTGGACGGATGAAAAACTGTGcaacagatacacatacacacacacacatacatgcaatggaatattagtcagccaaaaaatgaagtcttgccattagcaacaacatggatggcttatgctgagtgaaattaGAGAAATACCACATGCTCTCACTTATATGTAGTCTAAGAATACCCAACAAGACCCAACTCGTAGATACAGAGAGCAGATTGGTCATCAATGGTGACAGGTGGGCAGAAACGGTAAAGCGGGTCAATACATGGTAACTAGACTTGTCATCCGTTTGTAGTATATACAAATAATgaattatgctgtatacctgaaactaatatattgtTATGTACCaattttacctaaaaaaaaaaaaaatccatgttggAACAAAGCGAATAAACCACTTTATTTTCAGCCAGTGGGAGAGTAACCTGGAATAATTACAGGAAAGCCCCACTGGAGGAGTTCACACTGTTGGCTTGGGAAGTCCAATATTGACTTCCTGTCTTGATCTGCAGAGTACATTGTATCTTCTCCACAAACAGGATGGTAATTAATCATGGTTCCTCTTCTCCAAAATATCAGGTTTAAGTTAATTTTATGACTCAGCTCAAGCCTAGCTGGTCTGAATGAATAAAGGACTGAGGGGTTTGGGGCAAACTTTAGTGGAGAAGAAGCCCTAGTGGACAGGCCGACGACTGTCACCTGCTGGCTGACTGACCCCGATCCTACAAGTGTTAGGTTTCCAAGGTTTGTCTGTATAAGATCAAATTACTACAATCTTACTTCActagtaatatatattttttcatttgggGATATACAGTTTCAAAGTTTTCTATGCAACAGAATGAAGGTAATAGGCCTTAATCACATGCTGCACACTGAGATCGTAACTGTTCTGTGGACGAGACAACGCCCattctgtttatgttttataaagtCCTACTTTATGGCTTTGTTATTAGTCTTCACAGTCCTGTAGGCTGTCACttctattttacaaattttaaacaaaaacaaattcaggtaacttgtccaaggtgcTCCTAGCGTAACCAGGATTTAAATGTTCAGCCCACCTGGTTTTAACCACTCTGTATACTGCCTCAAATCAGACATGAGTCAGCCCCAGCACTGAAGAGGGTGTGTGAACATCCCCTGCTTACTCAGCTTGACCTCATCCTGGACCTTCTCCCATGCTCTTAAGTTTCCTCTTTCGTTCTCCCTGCATTTTCAGATCTTCAAGGTAAATCTATCCTTATCCTAAGTTCTAACCCTTGTTCCTCTATACTACTTCCTGTCCTCAGAATGCTCTATTTTCCCCATCTTAAAGCATAAAAGTCCTTTTCTCTAACTTGTCATCACACCCTGATTCAGGCAGGCCACTCTCTTCAAACACAAACAGCTTCTTCAACTTGCCTCAGCTCAGACTGTTCCAAAACACTCCAGCTGCACCCCCTCATTCCCACAGGTCCTCTTCCCAAGTCCATACAAGCTTCTAGGTGACAAACCCCTGTTCCATTTGATATGATATGGCTTTCTTGTTCTGCCCCATTTGGGCCAAAACACAGCAACTCCATTATTTAGCATAAACAACCAATACTATATTAAACCCCAAACCCAGGCCCCATTAACTTTCACACTCAGGATGATTGCAACATATATTTAACAATACAGTTTTACATAGAATGCTAAGAgcacttttcatattttacagaagaaCTTGAAACATATGGACTTTCTATTAATATTCATACCATAGCAAAGACAAATCTAATTCCTAAATAGATGCATTACAATTTGTTTATAGAGTTTAAAGGCTTAATGGCAAtaaggaggggaggaagaagtGAAAGTTTATTTTACATAACTGActggaaaataaattcaagaaaaagCAAGTACAATTTAATATGGTCTCATGCGCCCTGAAGGAGGTGGTGCCCGATTTGGAGGGGTGATCGCTATGTCCAGATAGTCTCCTATTTGGAACTTCTGTGACTGCAGGGTCATGGAGTCATCAGTCCCCTTTCTCCCAGACATGGTGCTGCCAATCTCCTTTACTCTGCAGGAAAGGAGATCAACTGTTACAGGGTGGCTAAGCAATGATACTGTGTGTGTCCTAAAAAGTGAATGTGGGGCTGAATTTGCTCCATGATCTTAGAACACAATGAAAATGTAATACATAATAATCTAAACTAGATAGTAAGATAATATGGATTATCCCTAGCAGCTAAAACATACTGAAATCAAAGAGATTATaaggaattaaaaatgaaaagttaccTACCGATAGCCAGGCCTTTTAAGATCCGTAAAAACAATTGCAAAATTGAAGTGTGTGCCTTTTTTTCTGGCTTCTGGGTAGACTTCTTTTACTAAACTAGTCAATTCTTTCAAGGTTGCATccatcctgaatttttttttttttttttaaggaaaaaaaaagaagacacttGATTAATCAGCAATAATGTAACAAGGATACTGCCATACAATGAATTAGTTACATGTGTCTCAATTGCAACTTTGTTAGAAACTGTCAAGGTCTCACAACTGACTTAATTTTAAAGCACCTAATAATACTATTTGCCCCCAAATACTATTTCCCCTTACCAGCctgtgtttgaaattttcatgAATGAAGGTAGGCTAGACTGGTAGTGTGCTAAAGGGATTTCAGAATTACCCCACTACCTTTGCTGCTATGTAACATCTCACTGGCCTAGTGATTTATCCACTTAAGGATAACTAGTCCAAATTAATCCAAATTCTCAAATtaattgtttttcattatttcagaGAAATACTTTTCTACATTTTAGCATCTCTGAAATGGGAATGCATCTGAGAATCAATGTGTCAGGAAAGCATTTTCATTAAGATTGTGCGTTGTTTTCCTTTCTAAGACTGAATGTTCTCATGAGTTCTGCAATAGATGGAAAAGCCAACAAAgcacatggaattttcaaggctaAGCATAGGCTCCTTTCACAATATATATTCCTGCCTTGCCAATTTCtatttgaactgagaactttATATAGACCTTGAGCCAATATGACACAATCTGGAAAAATCTTCTAAAACATAAGCATCAGGTATTAGGAGCAACAGTCTAAGTTTTTGAACTGTCTTCTTCCCTAACACGGGAACATGAAATGGAGGAAAAGGAACTTGGCAGCAGCACTGTTGAAGGGTGCTGTACAGTGACCCAGGATGCAAGGCACCAGTGAAGAGCCCTAAGGGACAGCATTGAGCAGGGGTTCAAACACCCAAGAAGTCATCTAGTTTTAACTCAGCTCCCTATTTACACCATCTCCACTACATCACACTCAGGTAAAAAACCATGGCTTCAGCTGCACTGAGAGCAAAAGGCCACAATGATCACATCTCCTTTCCTTCTCTACTGCTGCTGAATCCTCAATACACCTGAAACAACTCTATAGTATCCCCCAAACATGCCCTTCTTCCCAAATGACCATCACCCTCTTAGATGCCCAGGTCACAAACCTAAGAGTGGTAAAGTTCTTCTATCTCTAGCCTATTGTTTCTACCTCCTAAAGACAGATcaagtaggacttccctggtggtcccgtggttgaCTCCAggactccactgcagggggcacaggttttcATCCCTgcttgggaactaagatcttccaAGTCTTGACGCGCAGCCAAAAGACAGacctatttttttctccatcccCACCATCAGGCTGTACTTAAGCTCTCATTATTCAAATCTTTACAAGAGTTCCTGGTGACTCTAAGAGTCAGTTTTATATGTCAATTTAGGAAACTACAGCTCCTAAGTATTCAAACACACACTAAGGTAGGTGTTTTGGAGATGGGATCAAAAGCCTATCATCAGTTGACTTTAAAGTGATTATCCAAGATGATCTGAGTAAACCTCATTCAATCAATCTGTGGGCCTCATTCAATCAGTTGAAAAGGCTTCCTGCTGGACCTAAGTCTTCCCTGAAGAAATTCCAACAGCTTATGCTGGAGAGTTCCAGCCTGCACCACAGACCTAGGGAGTCCCCGAAACTATGTGAGCCATTTCTTGCTCTTCTATCTCCTGTTGGTCTTTCTCACTGAACCCTATTTCAGTCATCGAGATAATTCTCTTCCAGTAACCTGTTTAGTGACCATCTAGGCATAAGATCTATCACTGCTGGGGTGGGGTGTTCCCCCAGCTCCACACAGTGCCTTGGACTTTAGCCAATTCAACTAGCTTCTGCTGGGCTCCTCACTACTCTTTCCTGGACTTATCTCAAGGCCACCTACTTTGGCCCCTCAATCTATTTCTACAAATTGAGAATCCCCAATCTTCCCTCATGGCTGCTTCAGGAATGGCAGCAGGGTTCTGTTCTGTCCCTCACCAACATCCAGTCTGTCTTTGGCCACCATTTTGAGGTGTAGGACAATAAGATATGGTTGTCTTGTTTGGTTGCAGTTTATGGACAGGACAATTGAGGACAGGAtttaattttttgtaatttttctctcCTTGATTGAGAGTAGGGAGTGTGGCACAATCTCACCCTCCGTCTCCACCCTAAAGTCTTACTTAGCATTTATTCCATCTGCTTTCTTTTGGAGATTGAATCTACTCCAGAAAGGGGGCAGAACCCTCTTTATACTCTTCAGTCAAAGCAAGTATGTGGCAAGTAGGAACTCTTAATTTATTGGAGGAAATATAGACTAATCTGAACAGAAGTGTTCATCAATCTGTTAATAAAAGTTCTTCTCTATAAGTTAAATCAACCTTCCTGAACTGTTTTCCTGGAATAATACTGAACTAGAATCATACTACATAAACTTAGCTGAGAGGTGAAACCAATCCCTCTGTGTTCACTGACAGACAAGATGTGAAAAAGACTTCCAATGAAACATTATTcagtcagtcataaaaaagaatc includes the following:
- the SAP18 gene encoding histone deacetylase complex subunit SAP18, whose product is MLAAGVGGQSERLAGRRRKMAVESRVTQEEIKKEPEKPIDREKTCPLLLRVFTTNNGRHHRMDEFSRGNVPSSELQIYTWMDATLKELTSLVKEVYPEARKKGTHFNFAIVFTDLKRPGYRVKEIGSTMSGRKGTDDSMTLQSQKFQIGDYLDIAITPPNRAPPPSGRMRPY